A single Pirellulales bacterium DNA region contains:
- a CDS encoding YceI family protein produces the protein MTAAIRRCTLTLVLMACCCVARAADTYKVDPVHSSVSFMILHAGISNIHGRFNDFSGNITIDKADPAKSSFALSIPIDSIDTNNQKRDEHLRAPDYFNAKQFPTMSFQSTKVKAIEGGYEVTGDLTMHGVTKPLSFKLKGADKVVEFPKGTQRIGFVSTFSLLRSDFGMTVEPKALGDEITIIVGIEAAK, from the coding sequence ATGACAGCGGCAATTCGACGATGCACCCTGACGCTAGTTCTCATGGCATGCTGCTGCGTAGCGCGGGCAGCCGACACCTACAAGGTCGACCCCGTCCATTCCTCGGTCTCGTTCATGATCTTGCACGCTGGTATCAGCAATATCCACGGGCGGTTCAACGATTTCTCGGGAAACATCACTATCGACAAAGCCGACCCGGCCAAGTCATCGTTTGCGCTGTCGATTCCGATCGACAGCATTGATACCAACAATCAGAAACGGGACGAGCACTTGCGGGCCCCCGATTATTTCAACGCCAAGCAGTTCCCGACCATGTCCTTCCAAAGCACGAAGGTCAAAGCCATCGAGGGAGGTTACGAGGTCACGGGCGACCTGACCATGCATGGCGTGACGAAGCCCCTTTCCTTCAAGCTCAAGGGAGCCGACAAGGTTGTCGAATTTCCGAAGGGGACGCAACGGATCGGCTTTGTATCGACGTTCTCGCTTCTACGCAGCGACTTCGGCATGACGGTCGAGCCCAAGGCGCTGGGGGACGAGATTACGATTATCGTCGGCATCGAAGCAGCCAAGTAA
- a CDS encoding DUF1553 domain-containing protein: protein LANRFVESGWSVKAMHRLIMLSATYQMSTTFSPAAAETDPDNRLLWRMNRRRLEAEAVRDSLLFVGGDLDTSLGGSLLKSKPRAYVTSTTSVDATSYATNRRSLYLPVVRSALYEPFQAFDFAEPTTIKGDRDSTTVASQALFMMNSEVMNEQSLRLAERLLAEYPSDRAARAKGLYMIAFGRSPTEAEVTRALGFVERYAREAAASGDAAADMPAWHALCRVILSSNEFLYVE from the coding sequence GGCTGGCCAATCGATTCGTCGAGTCCGGCTGGTCCGTCAAGGCCATGCATCGGCTGATCATGCTTTCGGCCACCTATCAAATGTCGACGACATTTAGCCCTGCGGCCGCCGAGACCGATCCCGATAACCGGCTCTTGTGGCGGATGAATCGCCGCCGTTTGGAAGCCGAGGCCGTGCGCGACTCGTTGTTGTTCGTGGGCGGTGATCTTGATACGTCGCTGGGCGGTTCCCTGCTGAAGAGTAAACCGCGCGCTTACGTTACGAGCACAACGTCGGTCGATGCGACGAGCTACGCGACGAATCGACGCAGCCTGTATCTGCCCGTGGTGCGCAGCGCTCTCTACGAACCGTTCCAGGCGTTCGACTTTGCCGAGCCGACCACGATCAAGGGAGATCGCGACAGCACGACCGTCGCCTCACAGGCGCTGTTCATGATGAACAGCGAAGTGATGAACGAACAATCCTTGCGATTGGCCGAGCGTTTGCTCGCCGAGTATCCAAGCGATCGCGCGGCGCGGGCGAAAGGTCTCTACATGATCGCCTTCGGCCGCTCACCGACCGAGGCCGAGGTAACTCGGGCCCTGGGCTTCGTCGAGCGTTATGCACGCGAGGCGGCGGCCTCCGGCGATGCAGCCGCGGATATGCCCGCCTGGCACGCGCTGTGCCGCGTGATTCTGTCATCGAACGAATTTCTCTATGTTGAGTAA
- a CDS encoding nuclear transport factor 2 family protein: MNSSEARPPYPPFTHETAIQKVRAGEDGWNSRDPEKVSLAYSPQSRWRNRSEFIVGREQIVAFLRRKWERELDYRLIKELWAFGGNRIAVRFAYEWHDADGHWFRSYGNENWEFDEQGLMAIRHASINDLAISETDRKYFWPLGRRPDNHPGLSDFAF, from the coding sequence ATGAACAGTTCTGAAGCGCGACCGCCGTATCCACCGTTCACGCACGAGACCGCCATCCAGAAGGTCCGCGCCGGCGAAGATGGCTGGAACTCGCGCGATCCGGAGAAGGTGTCGCTGGCTTACAGTCCACAGAGCCGGTGGCGAAACCGCTCGGAATTCATCGTCGGCCGAGAGCAGATCGTTGCGTTCCTGCGCCGCAAGTGGGAACGCGAGCTCGATTATCGACTAATCAAGGAACTGTGGGCATTCGGCGGCAATCGCATCGCCGTGCGCTTTGCTTATGAATGGCACGACGCCGACGGGCACTGGTTCCGATCGTACGGCAATGAGAACTGGGAGTTCGACGAGCAGGGTCTGATGGCCATCCGCCACGCCTCGATCAACGATCTGGCAATTAGCGAGACGGACCGAAAATATTTCTGGCCCCTCGGGCGCCGTCCCGACAATCACCCCGGGTTAAGCGATTTTGCCTTTTGA
- a CDS encoding DUF1501 domain-containing protein has protein sequence MTHKACGQFERVFSRRELLQQSSAGFGLLALGGLLGEHAQGGTANGPVNARPLAARAPHFAPRAKRVIFLFMHGGPSQVDTFDYKPLLTRDHGKPLPFDKPRVVSSETGNLLASPWKFQRHGESGAWVSELFPHVAQYVDDMCFLHGMHGSNSRHGGALLELHTGSDTFVRPSMGSWIGYGLGTENENLPAFITVCPTLTHGGVNNYSSAFLPAVYHGTPLGNASVPSAKAKIPFIDQRSPAAQQRMELDLLREINNEQLARTGPDAGLEGRIEAFELAFRMQSAAPEMQDIADETASTQRLYGLDDPKTQNFGRQCLMARRFAERGVRFVQVSHSYKWDQHGGLKKDHASNAAEVDRPIAGLLCDLKARGLLDETLVLWGGEFGRTPTAQGDDGRDHNPHGYTMWLAGGGVKAGFSYGATDDYGYFAVQEKVHLHDLHATMLHLLGLDHTRLTYRHAGRDFRLTDVSGNVVSEIFA, from the coding sequence ATGACACACAAAGCTTGCGGCCAGTTCGAGCGCGTCTTCAGCCGGCGCGAACTCTTGCAGCAGAGCAGTGCCGGCTTCGGGTTGTTGGCGCTCGGCGGACTATTGGGCGAGCATGCGCAGGGCGGCACGGCGAACGGACCGGTGAACGCCCGCCCACTTGCGGCCCGGGCCCCGCATTTCGCGCCACGCGCCAAGCGAGTGATCTTCTTGTTCATGCACGGTGGGCCGTCGCAGGTTGATACGTTCGACTACAAGCCCTTGCTCACGCGCGATCATGGCAAGCCGCTTCCTTTCGACAAGCCGCGCGTCGTATCGTCCGAGACAGGCAACCTGCTGGCGAGTCCCTGGAAATTCCAGCGGCACGGGGAATCGGGCGCGTGGGTCAGCGAACTGTTTCCGCACGTGGCCCAGTACGTCGATGACATGTGCTTTCTGCACGGCATGCACGGGTCGAATTCGCGCCACGGTGGCGCGCTCCTCGAGCTGCACACCGGTAGCGACACATTTGTGCGGCCGAGCATGGGCTCGTGGATCGGTTACGGCCTGGGGACCGAGAACGAGAACCTGCCGGCGTTCATCACGGTCTGTCCCACGCTGACGCACGGTGGCGTGAACAACTATAGCTCGGCGTTCCTGCCGGCCGTATATCACGGCACGCCGCTGGGCAACGCCAGCGTGCCCTCGGCCAAAGCGAAAATCCCCTTCATCGATCAGCGATCGCCCGCTGCGCAACAGCGGATGGAACTCGACCTGCTGCGGGAAATCAATAACGAACAACTGGCGCGCACCGGTCCGGACGCGGGGCTCGAAGGGCGCATCGAGGCGTTCGAACTGGCGTTTCGCATGCAGTCGGCGGCTCCCGAGATGCAGGACATCGCTGACGAGACGGCCAGCACGCAGCGGCTTTACGGGCTCGACGATCCGAAGACGCAGAATTTCGGCCGGCAGTGCCTGATGGCGCGGCGCTTTGCCGAACGTGGGGTGCGGTTCGTTCAGGTATCGCACAGCTACAAGTGGGATCAGCACGGCGGCTTGAAAAAAGACCACGCCTCGAATGCCGCCGAGGTTGATCGCCCCATCGCCGGACTGCTCTGCGACTTGAAAGCCCGCGGCTTGCTGGACGAGACTCTAGTGCTGTGGGGAGGCGAGTTCGGCCGCACGCCGACGGCGCAAGGGGACGACGGTCGCGATCACAACCCGCACGGCTATACCATGTGGTTGGCGGGGGGAGGGGTGAAGGCAGGATTCAGCTACGGCGCCACGGACGACTACGGCTATTTCGCAGTGCAGGAAAAAGTTCATCTGCACGACCTGCACGCGACCATGCTGCACCTGCTGGGGCTGGACCACACCCGGCTCACTTACCGCCACGCAGGGCGCGACTTCCGCTTGACCGACGTCAGTGGCAACGTGGTGAGCGAGATTTTCGCTTAA
- a CDS encoding DNA starvation/stationary phase protection protein — protein sequence MSTTQATKTRVNPALATPTDLPREGVDEICVELRLLLADVFALYVKTKNFHWHMSGPHFRDYHLLLDEQSEQIFGMTDDVAERARKIGGTTLRSIGDIARSQRLHDNDEEFVGPQQMLAELAADNQQLTRSLRAAHAVCDEHNDVATASLIENWIDETERRTWFLSQAARHG from the coding sequence ATGTCCACGACGCAAGCGACGAAGACGCGCGTGAATCCGGCTTTGGCGACGCCCACCGATTTGCCGCGAGAAGGTGTCGACGAGATCTGTGTCGAGCTGCGATTGCTGCTGGCTGATGTGTTCGCGCTATACGTGAAGACCAAGAACTTTCACTGGCACATGAGTGGCCCGCACTTTCGCGACTACCACTTGTTGCTCGATGAGCAGTCAGAGCAGATCTTCGGCATGACCGACGACGTTGCCGAACGAGCCCGCAAGATCGGCGGCACGACGTTGCGATCGATCGGCGACATCGCCCGCAGCCAGCGCCTGCACGACAATGACGAAGAGTTCGTCGGTCCGCAGCAGATGCTGGCCGAGTTGGCGGCCGACAATCAACAGTTGACCAGGTCGCTGCGCGCCGCGCACGCGGTGTGCGATGAGCACAACGACGTGGCCACGGCTAGCCTGATCGAGAATTGGATCGACGAGACCGAGCGCCGCACCTGGTTCCTCTCGCAAGCGGCCAGGCACGGTTGA
- a CDS encoding sigma-70 family RNA polymerase sigma factor: MDFRNTTIAIEHYLGQLARLDGEASTDPIIRALIETSVARLHLLCRTLLLRSYPRLMRPPLNLQSEEMLGAVVDRLLRAMQEVRPRTVRQFFALANQHMRWELNDLARRLDAREPAVEFQEPLFPTAESSASGLTTNARRMLEAIESLPDDEREVFSLVRIQGLSQAEVAELLGTSTKTIQRRLNRGLMILADRLSDLDPTASQQTDS, translated from the coding sequence ATGGATTTCCGTAATACGACCATCGCCATCGAGCATTACCTGGGACAATTGGCCCGGCTCGACGGCGAGGCGTCGACGGATCCGATCATTCGCGCCCTGATCGAAACTTCGGTCGCGAGACTGCATCTTCTCTGCAGGACACTTTTGCTGCGCAGCTATCCGCGGCTGATGCGTCCTCCGCTGAATCTGCAATCCGAGGAGATGCTTGGCGCCGTCGTGGATCGATTGCTCAGGGCGATGCAGGAAGTCCGTCCGCGGACAGTGCGGCAGTTCTTCGCGTTGGCGAACCAGCACATGCGGTGGGAGCTGAACGACCTGGCCCGGCGTTTGGATGCGCGAGAGCCGGCTGTAGAATTTCAGGAACCGCTCTTCCCGACCGCCGAGAGTAGCGCCTCGGGGCTGACGACCAACGCGCGCCGGATGCTCGAAGCGATCGAGTCGCTTCCCGACGACGAGCGCGAGGTATTCAGTCTGGTGCGTATCCAGGGGTTGTCACAGGCCGAGGTGGCCGAGTTGTTGGGCACTTCGACCAAGACGATTCAGCGGCGGTTGAACCGCGGCTTGATGATTCTGGCCGACCGTCTCAGCGACTTGGACCCCACCGCTTCGCAGCAAACGGATTCGTGA